A stretch of the Paenibacillus dendritiformis genome encodes the following:
- a CDS encoding LCP family protein, translating into MKLNKKWAIIALAAGIVLFGAFLFRKQLAVLAFDMFLSDKVEKSLDRTYKPIYDKKDTIGIDDDPFSLLLLGIDQRDKEVGRSDSMLYTVVRPKDNRILLLSIPRDSYAEIVGKDKQDKIAHAYAFGGAKMSVESVEHLLQHPVNHYAAINFKGFREVVDALGGVELPITEDIRNQSRYHDKFLIEANKPIYTGLEALNYVRYREDSDMNRMERNRIFLQALMKRMVQLDKISHLPELLEIAGDNLDTDILPGDMIGLAKMMLLKDTLPSFTSYSLDGKGKIMDDIWYLILNEEDLAYARKLIDNWLDPEVLSAELLLPETLG; encoded by the coding sequence ATGAAACTAAATAAAAAGTGGGCGATTATTGCGCTTGCTGCGGGCATTGTGCTCTTCGGCGCCTTTTTATTTCGCAAGCAGCTAGCCGTACTCGCCTTCGATATGTTCCTGTCGGATAAGGTGGAGAAATCACTGGATCGGACCTATAAACCGATTTATGACAAGAAGGACACCATAGGCATTGATGATGATCCGTTCTCGCTGCTGCTGCTCGGAATCGATCAGCGGGACAAGGAGGTCGGACGTTCCGATTCGATGCTCTATACCGTCGTGAGGCCGAAGGATAACCGCATTCTGCTCTTGTCCATCCCGAGGGATTCCTACGCCGAGATTGTCGGCAAGGACAAGCAAGACAAAATCGCTCATGCCTATGCCTTCGGGGGCGCGAAAATGAGCGTCGAGAGCGTGGAACATCTGCTCCAGCATCCGGTGAATCATTATGCGGCCATCAATTTTAAAGGATTCCGGGAGGTCGTTGATGCACTGGGCGGCGTCGAATTGCCGATCACGGAGGACATCCGGAATCAGAGCCGTTACCATGACAAATTCCTGATCGAAGCGAACAAGCCCATCTATACCGGACTGGAGGCGCTGAACTATGTCCGCTATCGCGAAGATTCGGACATGAACCGGATGGAGCGCAACCGTATCTTTTTGCAGGCCTTGATGAAGCGCATGGTGCAGCTCGACAAGATCAGCCATTTGCCCGAGCTTCTGGAGATTGCCGGTGACAACCTGGACACCGATATTTTGCCCGGCGATATGATTGGTTTGGCCAAGATGATGCTGTTGAAGGACACCCTTCCCTCATTCACCAGCTATTCCTTGGATGGGAAAGGAAAAATCATGGATGATATCTGGTACCTAATCCTGAATGAAGAGGATCTGGCCTATGCGAGGAAGCTGATTGACAATTGGCTCGATCCGGAAGTGCTCTCCGCGGAATTGTTGCTTCCCGAGACACTAGGATAG
- a CDS encoding FG-GAP repeat domain-containing protein, which produces MRDIRRWGAFAAASLLWIGGCSMPSAPAELVQPPRPEPHHRSDLVLSDIPGFSRLLIPALSEEGNGISVGDVDGDGNDEVVVVYEANIQDEKVQKAALLKREDEAWRVVWDTKGFGHGLDYAGLADLNQDGYPDIVLGWALGGGEKGMDVYVWKDDGIELWRKQAYRGQMSLGEMNDETK; this is translated from the coding sequence ATGAGAGACATAAGGAGATGGGGAGCGTTCGCAGCGGCTTCTTTGCTGTGGATAGGCGGATGCAGCATGCCTTCCGCTCCGGCCGAGTTGGTTCAGCCGCCGCGGCCCGAGCCCCATCATCGCAGCGATCTTGTGTTAAGCGACATTCCCGGCTTTTCCAGATTGCTGATTCCGGCTCTCAGCGAAGAGGGCAACGGCATCTCGGTCGGGGATGTGGATGGGGACGGCAACGATGAGGTCGTCGTCGTCTATGAAGCGAATATTCAAGACGAGAAGGTGCAGAAGGCGGCCTTGCTGAAGCGGGAGGATGAAGCGTGGCGGGTCGTGTGGGATACGAAGGGCTTCGGCCATGGCCTCGATTACGCGGGGTTGGCCGATCTGAACCAGGACGGTTATCCCGATATTGTGCTTGGCTGGGCTCTGGGCGGCGGAGAAAAGGGCATGGATGTCTATGTGTGGAAAGACGATGGCATCGAATTGTGGAGAAAACAAGCCTACCGCGGCCAAATGAGTTTGGGAGAGATGAACGATGAAACTAAATAA
- a CDS encoding sensor histidine kinase, whose protein sequence is MGIRQRLVGSYLAVILITVSILEVILIASVDYYYHSSVRRILINQAEISAAFFQQYFSGQDVAEQSERLLRGFSQNTAAQVQVIDASGRLLQDNVNVQASGSLIDYSDVRQARDGTMGIWRGTSPSSGESLLAVSCPLVTDAKTVGVVRYVASLTNTIATIRRIAALCIAAGLLVVGIVTVVSLFLSRTITGSIRELKLAADRMAEGDLSARAEKRHKDELGALAETLNTMASRLQRSDQLKNEFISSVSHEIRTPLTSIKGWTVTLQAAGGDSKALLEEGLDVIEAESDRLTELVDELLDFSKLANGKITLSRAPVHVPELLRHVGTQLAPRAARLGLELEVKGGDALPVIHADANRLKQVLLNLLDNAIKFTPPGGTVAMHAGQFKEYIVLAVEDTGAGIPEEEIGSVLQKFYKGSNSGAGSGLGLSICHEIVKLHGGYLKIESEPGRGTKIQVFLPSR, encoded by the coding sequence GTGGGCATCCGACAAAGATTAGTAGGAAGCTATTTGGCAGTCATCCTCATTACGGTATCGATCTTGGAAGTGATCCTGATCGCGTCGGTGGATTACTATTACCATTCCAGCGTCAGGCGCATTCTCATAAATCAAGCGGAAATATCGGCCGCTTTTTTTCAGCAATATTTCTCGGGGCAGGATGTGGCTGAGCAGTCGGAGCGGCTGCTCCGGGGGTTTTCCCAAAATACGGCAGCGCAGGTGCAAGTCATTGACGCTTCCGGACGATTGCTTCAGGATAATGTCAACGTCCAGGCCTCGGGAAGCCTGATTGATTATTCGGATGTGCGGCAGGCGCGGGACGGAACGATGGGGATATGGCGGGGGACATCTCCCTCCTCCGGCGAGTCCTTGCTGGCGGTATCCTGCCCATTGGTGACCGACGCCAAGACGGTCGGGGTCGTCAGGTATGTGGCATCCTTGACGAACACAATCGCCACCATCCGCCGGATCGCTGCCTTATGCATTGCGGCCGGCCTGCTGGTGGTCGGGATTGTCACGGTGGTCAGCCTGTTCCTGTCGCGGACGATTACCGGATCGATACGGGAGTTGAAGCTGGCCGCAGACCGGATGGCGGAGGGCGATCTCTCGGCTAGAGCGGAGAAAAGACACAAGGATGAACTGGGAGCCTTGGCGGAGACCTTAAATACAATGGCATCCCGATTGCAGCGAAGCGATCAGCTCAAAAATGAATTCATCTCCTCGGTGTCCCATGAGATTCGAACGCCGTTAACGTCCATTAAGGGGTGGACGGTGACGTTGCAGGCGGCGGGCGGCGACAGCAAGGCTTTGCTCGAGGAGGGGCTGGACGTGATTGAAGCGGAAAGCGATCGCTTGACTGAGCTGGTGGATGAATTGCTTGACTTCTCCAAGCTGGCGAACGGAAAAATTACGTTGTCCCGCGCCCCGGTGCATGTTCCGGAGCTGCTGCGGCATGTCGGGACACAGCTGGCCCCAAGAGCGGCCAGACTGGGGCTGGAACTGGAGGTCAAGGGTGGAGATGCCCTGCCTGTCATCCATGCGGACGCCAATCGTCTGAAGCAGGTGCTTCTCAATCTGTTGGACAATGCGATCAAGTTCACCCCTCCGGGCGGAACCGTTGCGATGCATGCAGGCCAGTTCAAGGAATATATCGTTCTTGCAGTCGAGGATACGGGCGCGGGCATTCCCGAGGAGGAGATCGGCAGCGTCCTGCAAAAATTTTATAAAGGCAGCAACAGCGGAGCCGGAAGCGGACTGGGCTTATCGATCTGTCATGAGATCGTGAAGCTGCACGGCGGGTATCTGAAAATAGAGAGCGAGCCGGGACGGGGAACGAAGATTCAGGTGTTCCTTCCGTCGCGTTAG
- a CDS encoding response regulator transcription factor, whose protein sequence is MNTSCGNQVLVVEDDDNIRRFVTINLERNGFLVAEAAQGEAALHRFAATRPDAVVLDIMLPDIDGFAICERMREMDPEIVIIFLTARGQDLDKIKGLELGADDYIVKPFNPLELVARIRTVLRRTRLAAAPARKIMESGPFRLDLDANRLYKRDDVIGLTPKEYQMVKVFMEHPDKALSRDDLLNLVWGEDFVGDPKTVDVHVRKLREKLEDDCSKPQRIETVWGTGYRWRKDE, encoded by the coding sequence ATGAATACTTCCTGCGGCAATCAAGTGCTCGTCGTCGAAGACGATGATAATATTAGACGATTTGTCACGATTAATTTGGAACGGAATGGCTTCCTGGTAGCGGAGGCGGCACAAGGAGAAGCGGCGCTGCATCGTTTTGCGGCCACCCGTCCCGATGCGGTCGTGCTGGACATCATGCTCCCCGACATCGACGGATTTGCCATTTGCGAGCGGATGAGAGAGATGGATCCCGAGATTGTCATTATTTTTCTCACCGCCCGCGGACAAGATCTGGACAAGATTAAGGGACTCGAACTCGGTGCCGATGATTATATCGTCAAGCCGTTCAATCCGCTGGAACTGGTGGCCCGGATTCGGACCGTGCTGCGGCGGACCCGTCTAGCGGCCGCGCCGGCGCGAAAGATCATGGAATCCGGTCCGTTCCGGCTCGACCTGGATGCGAACCGGCTGTACAAACGGGATGATGTGATCGGCTTGACGCCGAAGGAATATCAGATGGTGAAGGTGTTTATGGAGCATCCCGACAAAGCGCTATCCCGGGATGACCTGTTGAACCTCGTCTGGGGAGAGGACTTCGTCGGCGATCCGAAGACGGTAGATGTGCATGTTCGGAAGCTGAGAGAGAAGCTCGAAGACGATTGCTCGAAGCCGCAGCGGATTGAGACAGTATGGGGAACCGGGTACCGCTGGAGAAAGGACGAATGA
- a CDS encoding ammonium transporter: MQSNLSIQPPRMSSGWRRWGMAALLGIGWGLSLPVPALAADGPSVESLNTGINALWVMLAAVLVLLMQAGFILLESGSARMKNAGHIAGKTVFTVGLCSLVYWAVGYGLIFGGSGNGLIGWGDFFFNPQGAGGLPPFVFFTFQFAFAAVALSIAWGGFAERAKLSVYVWFTILFTAVIYPVVAHWIWGGGWLAEHGKQDFAGSTVVHLTGAMAALAATLLLKPRLGRFGGKRAPEEIKGHNQVYTTLGVLILWIGWFGFNAGSTLAVDDGFFGYVAMNTQLGAGAGAIAALAISWIVNGKADIPTILNGTLAGLVAITASCAFVEPWAAVLIGLAAGVLVFYSAKLFDKLRIDDPVYALSVHGMAGIWGTLSNGIFATTELAAKVGVGTGGLLDTGSLRQLGVQAYGIAAAGAFAFLASYVLLYGIKQISGLRVREDEEVMGLDLSEHGEYGYPEQMGQLDAAHHNRPASPPLPPPIGHSPAKPAVLRR; this comes from the coding sequence ATGCAAAGCAACCTGTCCATTCAGCCGCCACGCATGTCAAGCGGGTGGAGACGCTGGGGGATGGCCGCGCTCCTCGGGATCGGCTGGGGGCTAAGCCTGCCGGTTCCGGCCCTGGCAGCGGACGGTCCGTCGGTCGAGAGCTTGAACACGGGGATCAATGCCCTCTGGGTCATGCTGGCGGCCGTGCTGGTTCTGTTGATGCAGGCGGGATTTATTCTGCTGGAATCGGGATCGGCCCGCATGAAGAATGCCGGTCATATCGCCGGGAAGACCGTGTTCACGGTTGGCTTGTGCTCGCTGGTGTATTGGGCCGTCGGCTATGGTCTCATCTTCGGCGGCAGCGGGAACGGACTGATCGGCTGGGGGGACTTTTTCTTCAACCCGCAGGGGGCTGGCGGCCTCCCTCCGTTCGTCTTCTTCACGTTCCAGTTCGCCTTCGCGGCCGTGGCCCTGTCGATTGCGTGGGGAGGCTTCGCGGAGCGGGCGAAGCTGTCCGTCTATGTCTGGTTCACCATCCTGTTCACGGCGGTCATTTATCCGGTCGTGGCGCACTGGATTTGGGGCGGCGGCTGGCTCGCGGAGCATGGGAAGCAGGATTTCGCCGGATCGACCGTCGTTCATTTGACAGGCGCGATGGCCGCGTTGGCGGCGACGCTTCTGCTCAAGCCCCGGCTTGGACGCTTCGGGGGCAAAAGAGCTCCCGAGGAGATAAAGGGGCATAATCAGGTATACACGACGCTTGGCGTGCTTATTCTCTGGATCGGGTGGTTCGGCTTCAATGCGGGCAGCACATTGGCTGTCGATGACGGCTTTTTCGGTTACGTGGCGATGAATACGCAATTGGGCGCCGGGGCCGGCGCGATAGCGGCACTCGCCATCAGCTGGATTGTCAATGGCAAAGCGGACATTCCGACGATATTGAACGGCACGTTGGCCGGGCTGGTTGCCATTACCGCCTCTTGCGCTTTTGTGGAACCATGGGCGGCGGTGCTTATCGGTCTTGCCGCCGGGGTACTGGTCTTTTACAGCGCGAAGCTGTTCGATAAGCTGCGCATTGACGACCCGGTTTACGCCTTGTCCGTCCATGGGATGGCCGGAATCTGGGGCACGCTCTCGAACGGAATTTTCGCGACGACGGAGCTGGCGGCCAAGGTAGGCGTCGGAACCGGAGGTCTTCTCGATACGGGAAGCCTTCGCCAGTTGGGGGTGCAAGCCTACGGAATCGCGGCAGCGGGGGCGTTTGCCTTCCTCGCTTCCTATGTTCTGTTGTACGGCATCAAGCAAATCTCGGGCTTGAGGGTGCGGGAGGACGAGGAAGTGATGGGTCTCGATCTGAGCGAGCATGGGGAATACGGGTATCCGGAGCAAATGGGCCAGCTTGACGCTGCGCACCACAATCGGCCCGCTAGCCCGCCGTTGCCTCCGCCGATCGGCCATTCGCCCGCGAAGCCGGCCGTGCTGAGAAGATAG
- a CDS encoding M1 family metallopeptidase, with the protein MKITGRQLLHTTLAAAMAFTMLAAPLAGNGTAYAKESGKPDLTRNAAAEPAKREAAAQVQYDIQAKLDTEKMTIAGRQKVTYRNTSSDELTDVVFRLFADANRSKKTQPAMFARNNEQIAKDNPDKKPEDFLGGIDIISVKDASTGRTLDFKKENQALTVSLAKALKEGEAAALELEFKTKIPFGMQRLSYYKDIVNGAHWFPVMSVYDGRTHAWAKKPYSKTFESDYYDMADYRVSLNVPEKLQVAMPGQLSEAAAEPGRKTVTAEADNTRELVFFASPKYHKASKTVNGLTVEYYYYNDDNDPKKTKIINQYIDQAFKAITFFSEKFGPYDYPEFRIVESHVEGVAVEFSRLIQMGLVSAQDDPENKTAFVHEIAHQWFHSIIGNDSEHESFLDEGFADFAMAYFYEEQGNKMSGFDGVRMDEFPLEESINSTNDNVGDSPDAVFYKKGRLAIYELYRTVGQAKFDAFMKEYYNRYAYRNATVEGLLQIIEDQFGTEIGQRMDDNLNKPNYELKQEFRLTEAEKANYTRTTMTQMYDGILEQHPDLPPQSMLRIMSKTLHGEPLVIVLSDGVSEEAAAHQAMVKDSLLHMLNMWGMKATVLTERQAVKKNMETALAKSNVIAIGNSSKNAFVQAMKPQLADKSAQSGFPWKEVMGKPGLYGAYGTVHPYNKNRLVVHYFWTDDHVNERAAEEFLPTASFSTLFPTQNFHQYKVFKQDGTIYKEKFTENPLSQVFQ; encoded by the coding sequence ATGAAAATAACCGGACGCCAACTGCTGCACACGACCTTGGCGGCAGCGATGGCCTTCACGATGCTGGCGGCCCCTCTGGCCGGCAACGGAACCGCCTATGCCAAGGAGAGCGGCAAGCCAGACTTGACTCGGAACGCTGCGGCGGAACCGGCGAAGCGGGAGGCCGCGGCGCAGGTTCAATATGATATACAAGCGAAGCTGGACACGGAGAAGATGACGATTGCCGGCAGACAGAAGGTAACCTACCGCAATACGTCATCCGACGAGCTTACCGATGTCGTCTTCCGGCTGTTCGCCGACGCGAACCGCTCGAAAAAGACCCAACCTGCCATGTTCGCACGGAATAATGAGCAAATCGCCAAGGATAATCCCGATAAGAAGCCGGAGGATTTTCTCGGCGGCATCGATATTATTAGCGTGAAGGATGCAAGTACGGGACGGACGCTCGATTTCAAGAAGGAGAATCAAGCGCTGACGGTTTCCTTGGCGAAGGCGTTGAAGGAAGGAGAAGCGGCCGCGCTGGAGCTGGAATTCAAGACGAAGATTCCGTTCGGCATGCAGCGGCTGTCCTATTACAAAGACATTGTGAACGGCGCGCATTGGTTCCCGGTCATGTCGGTCTATGACGGGCGGACGCATGCATGGGCGAAAAAGCCGTACAGCAAAACGTTCGAATCCGATTACTACGATATGGCCGATTATCGCGTCAGTCTGAATGTCCCGGAAAAGCTGCAGGTAGCGATGCCGGGCCAATTGTCCGAAGCGGCGGCAGAGCCCGGACGCAAAACGGTTACGGCCGAGGCCGACAATACGCGGGAGCTGGTCTTCTTCGCCAGCCCGAAGTATCATAAGGCGAGCAAAACGGTGAACGGCTTGACCGTGGAGTATTATTATTATAATGATGACAATGATCCGAAAAAGACCAAAATCATTAATCAATACATCGATCAGGCATTCAAGGCGATCACCTTCTTCAGCGAGAAGTTCGGTCCTTACGACTACCCTGAATTCCGCATCGTGGAATCCCATGTCGAGGGCGTGGCTGTCGAATTCTCCAGACTTATCCAGATGGGACTCGTGAGCGCTCAGGACGATCCGGAAAACAAAACGGCCTTCGTCCACGAGATTGCGCATCAATGGTTCCATTCCATCATCGGCAATGACTCGGAGCATGAATCGTTCCTGGATGAAGGCTTCGCCGACTTCGCCATGGCCTATTTCTATGAAGAGCAGGGGAACAAGATGAGCGGCTTCGACGGCGTGCGGATGGATGAATTTCCGCTGGAAGAGTCGATTAACTCCACGAATGACAATGTGGGCGACTCTCCCGATGCCGTATTTTACAAAAAGGGGCGCCTGGCCATCTATGAACTTTACCGCACGGTAGGACAAGCCAAGTTCGATGCGTTCATGAAAGAGTACTATAATCGTTACGCTTATCGGAACGCGACGGTCGAAGGGCTCCTGCAGATCATAGAGGATCAGTTCGGGACCGAGATTGGCCAGCGGATGGATGACAATCTGAATAAGCCGAATTATGAGCTGAAGCAGGAATTCCGGTTGACCGAAGCGGAGAAGGCGAACTACACCCGGACGACGATGACTCAAATGTATGACGGCATCCTGGAACAACATCCGGATCTTCCGCCACAATCGATGCTCCGCATCATGTCCAAGACGCTGCATGGCGAGCCGCTGGTTATCGTGCTGAGCGATGGCGTAAGTGAGGAAGCCGCGGCGCACCAGGCCATGGTGAAGGATAGCCTCCTCCATATGCTGAACATGTGGGGCATGAAGGCTACGGTGTTGACGGAGCGGCAGGCGGTCAAGAAAAATATGGAGACGGCGCTGGCGAAGAGCAATGTTATCGCGATCGGCAATTCGTCGAAGAACGCCTTTGTGCAAGCGATGAAGCCTCAGCTCGCGGACAAGTCGGCTCAATCGGGCTTCCCTTGGAAAGAAGTCATGGGCAAGCCCGGTCTTTACGGCGCTTACGGCACGGTTCATCCGTACAATAAGAACCGGCTCGTGGTGCATTATTTCTGGACTGACGATCATGTCAATGAGAGAGCGGCAGAGGAGTTTTTGCCAACCGCCAGCTTCAGCACGTTATTCCCGACGCAGAACTTCCACCAGTATAAAGTATTCAAGCAGGACGGGACAATCTATAAAGAGAAGTTTACCGAAAATCCGCTTTCCCAAGTATTCCAGTAA
- the thrS gene encoding threonine--tRNA ligase: MSMVKVTLPDGSVREYAQGTTLEEVAGSISSGLKKNALAGKLDGKMVDLATPIEHDAQVAIVTADSEEGLEVMRHSTAHLMAQAIKRLYKDANVKLGIGPVIEDGFYYDIDLDISLTPEDLPKIEKEMTRIIGENLPITRRVVSREEALAIYEEIGDELKLDLIRDLPEDSVITIYDQGEFFDLCRGPHVPSTGKIKVFKLLSLAGAYWRGNSDNQMLQRIYGTAFPKKAQLDEYLHFLEEAKKRDHRKLGKELKMFTFSREVGQGLPIWLPNGATLRRTLERYIVDMEERLGYSHVYTPVLANVELYKTSGHWEHYQEDMFPKMEMDNEELVLRPMNCPHHMMVYKSEMRSYRDLPVRIAELGMMHRYEMSGALTGLHRVRAMTLNDAHIFCRPDQIKEEFARVITLLRKVYEDFGIKEYRFRLSYRDPQDTEKYFPDDAMWEMSQRMLREVVEELGLPFFEAEGEAAFYGPKVDVQIKTALGKEETLGTAQLDFLLPERFQLEYVGDDGQKHRPVVIHRGIISTMERMTAFLLENFAGALPLWLSPVQAKVLPVSPAYEAYAKEVTEKLLDAGIRAEADVRNEKLGYKIREAQLEKMPYMLVVGENEKNEGGVSVRKRGEGDLGMKPLAELIGLMQEEIRTRYIAQPKEQ, from the coding sequence ATGTCTATGGTCAAAGTAACTCTGCCCGATGGCTCCGTTCGGGAGTATGCGCAGGGCACAACATTGGAGGAAGTCGCCGGCTCTATCAGCAGCGGCTTGAAGAAGAACGCGCTGGCAGGTAAATTGGACGGCAAAATGGTCGATCTGGCAACGCCGATTGAGCATGACGCCCAAGTGGCAATCGTGACGGCGGATTCGGAGGAAGGGCTGGAAGTCATGCGCCACAGCACCGCCCATCTGATGGCCCAGGCGATTAAGCGGCTCTACAAGGACGCGAATGTGAAGCTGGGCATCGGTCCGGTCATCGAGGACGGCTTCTATTACGATATCGATCTTGATATTTCGTTGACGCCGGAGGATCTGCCGAAGATCGAGAAGGAAATGACACGGATTATCGGAGAAAATCTGCCGATTACACGACGCGTCGTCTCCCGGGAAGAGGCATTGGCGATCTATGAGGAGATTGGCGATGAGCTGAAGCTGGATCTGATTCGCGATCTGCCGGAGGATTCGGTGATCACGATCTATGATCAGGGCGAGTTCTTCGATCTGTGCCGCGGCCCGCATGTGCCGTCGACCGGCAAGATCAAGGTGTTCAAGCTGCTTAGCCTTGCCGGAGCTTATTGGCGCGGCAATTCGGACAACCAGATGCTGCAGCGGATTTACGGCACCGCCTTCCCGAAGAAGGCGCAGTTGGATGAATACTTGCATTTCCTGGAGGAAGCGAAAAAACGGGATCACCGCAAGCTGGGCAAGGAACTGAAAATGTTCACCTTCTCCCGCGAAGTCGGCCAGGGGCTGCCGATCTGGCTGCCGAACGGGGCGACGCTGCGCCGCACGTTGGAACGCTATATTGTCGATATGGAGGAGCGCCTCGGATACAGCCACGTCTATACGCCGGTGCTGGCTAACGTCGAGCTGTACAAGACGTCGGGCCACTGGGAACACTACCAGGAAGATATGTTCCCGAAGATGGAGATGGACAATGAGGAACTGGTGCTTCGTCCGATGAACTGCCCGCATCATATGATGGTGTACAAGAGCGAGATGCGCAGCTACCGCGACTTGCCGGTCCGGATTGCGGAGCTCGGCATGATGCACCGCTACGAGATGTCCGGCGCCTTGACGGGGCTTCATCGCGTGCGGGCGATGACGTTGAACGACGCTCATATTTTCTGCCGCCCGGATCAGATCAAGGAAGAGTTCGCGCGCGTCATTACGCTGCTGCGCAAAGTATACGAGGATTTCGGCATCAAGGAGTACCGCTTCCGCTTGTCCTACCGGGATCCGCAGGATACCGAGAAGTATTTCCCGGACGACGCGATGTGGGAAATGTCCCAGCGCATGCTCCGCGAAGTGGTCGAAGAGCTGGGCCTTCCGTTCTTCGAGGCCGAAGGGGAAGCCGCATTCTACGGTCCGAAGGTCGACGTACAGATCAAGACGGCGCTCGGCAAGGAAGAGACGTTGGGCACCGCGCAGTTGGACTTCCTCCTGCCGGAGCGATTCCAGCTCGAATACGTCGGAGATGACGGGCAGAAGCATCGTCCGGTCGTCATTCACCGCGGCATCATCAGCACGATGGAGCGCATGACGGCGTTCCTGCTGGAGAACTTCGCCGGTGCGCTGCCGCTCTGGCTGTCGCCGGTCCAGGCGAAGGTCCTTCCGGTATCGCCGGCGTATGAGGCGTATGCCAAGGAAGTAACCGAGAAGCTGCTCGATGCGGGCATTCGCGCCGAAGCCGATGTGCGGAACGAGAAGCTCGGCTACAAAATCCGCGAAGCGCAGCTGGAGAAAATGCCTTACATGCTCGTCGTCGGCGAGAATGAGAAGAACGAAGGCGGGGTATCCGTCCGCAAGCGCGGGGAAGGCGATCTGGGCATGAAGCCGCTCGCGGAGCTGATCGGCCTGATGCAGGAAGAGATTCGGACACGCTATATCGCGCAGCCGAAGGAACAATAA
- the ytxC gene encoding putative sporulation protein YtxC, which produces MELFTLTLPNASREEVLSLSKLLQQELGDLHKEQTIVRLDVTFGEQLSSIACSGVEPDFQLAGHGSEVWNRSARALAEFILSGKEEELLRDLIQKYTSYDPEECVKIEKYCLLLLSGGDDTGGQEARRRRKKKVMRAIRSYLEEHTSLHLDGFIRFRLQPYMAELQEVVDYAVDEFVLERQYQEFIALLKYFVYIQETKVPLAHLMHSGGHDFTLLNENLQPLEPKHVMDGMIVEMVDCDMEMEDMIVSTLINVSPQNIIIHTREPESQVIKTIQQIFESRVHVCIRCNACQSMLWQKQETAPDF; this is translated from the coding sequence ATGGAACTGTTCACGTTAACGCTTCCGAATGCGTCACGGGAAGAGGTTTTGTCTTTAAGCAAATTGCTGCAGCAGGAGCTGGGTGATTTACATAAAGAACAGACGATTGTCCGATTGGATGTCACGTTCGGTGAACAGCTAAGCTCCATTGCATGCAGCGGAGTGGAGCCGGATTTTCAACTGGCGGGCCATGGCTCCGAAGTATGGAATCGAAGTGCCCGCGCCTTGGCCGAATTTATTCTTTCCGGCAAAGAAGAGGAACTTTTGCGCGACTTGATTCAAAAATATACGAGCTATGATCCGGAGGAATGCGTCAAAATCGAAAAGTACTGTTTGCTGCTATTGAGCGGCGGTGACGATACCGGCGGCCAGGAAGCGCGGCGGCGCCGCAAAAAGAAAGTCATGCGGGCCATCCGCAGCTATTTGGAGGAGCATACCTCCCTTCATCTGGACGGGTTCATCCGCTTCCGGCTGCAGCCTTATATGGCCGAGCTCCAGGAGGTCGTCGATTATGCCGTGGACGAATTTGTGCTCGAGCGGCAGTACCAGGAATTTATCGCGTTGTTGAAATATTTTGTCTATATTCAGGAAACCAAGGTGCCGCTCGCGCATTTAATGCACAGCGGGGGACATGATTTTACCTTGTTGAATGAGAATCTTCAGCCGTTGGAGCCGAAGCATGTCATGGACGGCATGATCGTGGAGATGGTCGATTGCGATATGGAAATGGAGGACATGATCGTGAGCACGCTCATCAATGTCTCTCCGCAAAATATCATCATTCATACGCGGGAGCCGGAATCACAGGTCATCAAGACGATTCAGCAAATTTTTGAATCCCGGGTCCATGTCTGCATCCGCTGCAACGCTTGCCAATCGATGCTCTGGCAGAAGCAGGAGACGGCGCCTGATTTTTAA